The Streptomyces sp. NBC_00306 sequence GTGAGAGCGCGTCGGCGGCGCAGTCGAGCGCACCGCACCGCACCGCCCGCGCCGTGCACAGCACCACCCGCACCGCCCGCACCGCACCGCACCACCGCATCCACAGGGGGAATGATCACCATGGCCGCTCACACCGGTACCCGCGTCACCACCGCGCGCTCATCCGCGCAGCGCCGCCTCCGGGCCGCCGTCGTCGGGGGTGGGGTCGCCGGGTTGGTCGTCGTGCTGGCGGGGTGTGGGGGTGCCGAGGCCGAGGACGCTCCCGTCGAGAGCAAGAAGTTTCCCCTCGCCGGGAAGACCCTCACCGTCGACAGCGACGACTCCCGTATCGACCTCGTCGCCGCCGATGTGAAGGACGTCGAGGTCACCCGGCAGGTCGATGGGTGGGTCTTCCTCGGGAGCGGGCCCGAGGCGACGTGGAAGATGAAGGGGGACCGGCTCACCCTGCGGGTCAAGTGCGCTGCCGTCGCGAGTGACTGCGAGGCCCGGCACACCGTGAAGGTGCCGCGGGATGTCGCGGTGACCGTGGAGGACGACAACGGGGGTGTCACCGCCGGCGGGTTCCGTACGCCGCTCACCATCCGGTCCGACAACGGGGCCGTCGAGGTGCGGGACTCCAGTGGGGCGCTGGATCTCGTGAGCGACAACGGCAAGGTCGTCGCGCAGGGCGTCACCGCGCGGACCGTGAAGGCGCGGTCGGAGAACGGAGGGGTGGAGCTCGGGCTCGCCGCCGTGCCGGACACCGTGGAGACCGTCAGCGACAACGGGCGGGTCGTCATCGAGCTGCCGCGCTCCGGGGCGCCGTACGCCGTGACCGCCAAGAGCGACAACGGCGGGGTCGATGTCGACGTGCCCACCGACGCCGGCAGCTCCCATGTCGTGAAGGCTCGCAGCGACAACGGCAAAGTGACGGTGCGAAGCGCGAACTAACCGACCCGTGTGTTCGTCACTACCTGGTGGGAGAATGAACCGGGTACGGCGACACGGCACGGGAGAGGGATGTGACGGCGACACACGCGCAGCCGCACGAAAGAGCGAAAGCGAGTGCCGTCCGGGATGTCCTCGCCCTGGTGCTGCTGCCTGTGCCGATGGTGGCCGTGGCGTTGTCGGGTGTGATGTCGGGATCGTTCGCCGGCGGGGGTACGCGGCGCTGGTTCGGCGGGCGCGGGGAGAGTCAGCGGGCCGACGCGCAGGCCGCGAAGGACGCCGCAGCCGCCGCTTTCTACGAGCTGGACACCGCGCAGCGCGATCTGCGGATCTCCATCGAGACGATCACGGCCGTGGACAGCTCGCCCGGGGCCCGTCGCACGGTGGACGACTTCGCCGCCCTCGGGCGGCGGATCGATGAGGTGAGCCAGCTCTACATCACCGCCGTCGACGCCCATGACCTCGACCGGGACGATCTCGAACCCTCCGTCGCCTCGCAGGCGCGCGGTGAGCTGAACCGTGCGAAGGACGAGCTCGTACGGGTCAAGGGCGATCTCGACCGGTTCGCCGCGGGGCTCGGGCCGCTGCTCGACAAGGCCGAGACGCAGCTGGCCCGGCTCGCCCCCGCCGTGGAGCGGGCGCGCCAGGCGCTCCTTTCTGCGAGCAATGCTCTCGATTCGGTGCGCAGCTCCGGTCTGCGAGCGGAGGATCTGGCCGCCCGCCTCGCCGCCCTCGCCCCCGAGCTGACCATGCTCAACCAGGGCGCCGGGCGCCACGGCGTCGCCGAGACCCTCCAGCGGGCCGACCGGGTGATGCGCGACGCCGAGGCCGTACGGGCCGAGGCCGAGCGGCTGCCCGAGCTCGCCGCGGAGATCGACAAGCGTCTGGTGTCGCTGCGTACGCGCGCCCAGGCCCTCACCAACCGTGCCGGCACCGTCGACCCTGTCCTCAGCGAGCTGCGGCGCCGTTTCGCCGCCGCCTGCTGGCAGGACCTCCAGCCGGTGCCCGACCAGGCCGCGAACAGCGTGCGGCAGGCCGAGGAGAAGCTCCGCGAGGCGGCGAAGGCGCGCGAGGAGCAGCGCTGGCCGGACGCGACCGCCCTCCTCAGCACGGTCCGCGCGCTGCTGAACAGCACCGATGAGGCGGTCTCGGCCGCCGGTGACCGGCTCCAGCGGCTGAACGCCGTGTCCAAGGACCCGCAGCACGAGATCGACCGCACACGCTTCGCCATCCGCGATGCCCAGCGGCTCGCGATGGCCGGACGCAACACCCCCGATCCCCGTCACGCGCGCCCGCTGGACGACGCGGTCGCCCGGCTGGACCGGGCCGTCACCGGCCTCGAAGGGCGTCACCCCGACTACTGGCACTTCCTGATGGAGACGGAAGCCGTACGGCGTACGGCGGCCCGCGTGGTCGACCAGATCAGGGAGGACCGGGGCGCCCACAGCGGCTGACCGGCGGATCGGGCCCTGTACCGCCGCCAAGCCGCGAGGCGTTCCCTGTGCCCGCCGGGCCGCGCCCGCCTTCCGTACCGCCCCCCGACCGGCCCAGTGGGCCCCCGCCGGCACCCGGCCCC is a genomic window containing:
- a CDS encoding DUF4097 family beta strand repeat-containing protein gives rise to the protein MAAHTGTRVTTARSSAQRRLRAAVVGGGVAGLVVVLAGCGGAEAEDAPVESKKFPLAGKTLTVDSDDSRIDLVAADVKDVEVTRQVDGWVFLGSGPEATWKMKGDRLTLRVKCAAVASDCEARHTVKVPRDVAVTVEDDNGGVTAGGFRTPLTIRSDNGAVEVRDSSGALDLVSDNGKVVAQGVTARTVKARSENGGVELGLAAVPDTVETVSDNGRVVIELPRSGAPYAVTAKSDNGGVDVDVPTDAGSSHVVKARSDNGKVTVRSAN